The proteins below are encoded in one region of Clostridium estertheticum:
- a CDS encoding MFS transporter, whose amino-acid sequence MKSKITLKNIIGYSSINFLGSGAQGLISAWLMYFYTTLCGISPIKAGLIFTAARLIDAVGNPVLGVISDNFGKTKLGKKFGRRKFFILLGIPIIIVVFPLLWTAGHTFSFYFVVNLIYEVAYTLIFVPGTTLPAEMTQDAAEKAKLIGGKQYCGTIASVIAAFVPAKLFLTYGKNSPKAFLFTGIIYGIITGLALIYFYLNIFERDSKEITYEDSASSAFQIFKKLGVDITSSMRNRSFRLHCVMMGLGGIFKQITGGVFTYFAIFVLMTSTVTVANINGVSSIVSCIALFFFIVSAYKYGGPKTFRIGTIIVFVSLAGYLALAVMGHSSLTVTILTIFALINIIGKTAIDYVPPYQMGFIADIDEAITGQRREGIYTGVNSLLSKVAAAVEAAVLGGALSACGFKTGVSVQPHSAIVGITVIAIVVPFVLLGVTWFATLRLKLTKSTHKLLVDEVHRIKNGGSKAEVTLEAKEAIEVLTGWKYEECFGNNNVGFKNEKHYLSSNSKNVS is encoded by the coding sequence ATGAAAAGTAAAATAACTTTAAAAAATATTATTGGATATTCAAGTATAAATTTTTTAGGAAGTGGTGCACAAGGGCTAATATCTGCATGGCTAATGTATTTTTATACAACACTGTGTGGTATAAGTCCAATAAAGGCAGGTCTTATATTTACAGCGGCAAGACTCATAGATGCTGTTGGAAATCCTGTATTAGGTGTTATAAGTGATAATTTTGGTAAAACAAAGCTTGGTAAAAAATTTGGTAGAAGAAAGTTCTTTATACTTTTGGGTATACCTATAATAATTGTTGTATTCCCATTATTATGGACAGCTGGTCACACCTTTAGTTTTTATTTCGTAGTTAATTTGATTTATGAAGTAGCATATACTTTGATTTTTGTACCAGGAACTACATTACCAGCTGAAATGACTCAAGATGCAGCAGAAAAAGCAAAACTTATCGGTGGTAAACAATATTGTGGTACTATAGCAAGTGTAATAGCAGCGTTTGTACCTGCAAAGTTATTTTTAACTTATGGTAAAAATTCTCCTAAAGCATTTCTATTTACTGGAATTATATATGGTATAATTACCGGACTCGCATTGATTTATTTTTATTTGAATATATTTGAAAGAGATTCAAAAGAGATTACTTATGAGGATTCGGCAAGTTCAGCTTTTCAGATATTTAAAAAACTAGGGGTTGATATAACTTCAAGTATGAGGAATAGATCATTTAGACTTCATTGTGTAATGATGGGACTTGGAGGGATTTTTAAACAAATTACTGGAGGAGTATTTACATATTTTGCGATATTTGTATTAATGACTTCTACAGTAACAGTAGCTAATATAAATGGCGTTTCATCAATTGTTTCATGTATAGCTTTGTTTTTCTTTATTGTATCGGCATACAAATATGGTGGACCTAAAACGTTTAGAATAGGAACTATTATAGTGTTTGTATCACTAGCAGGCTATTTAGCATTAGCTGTGATGGGTCATTCATCATTAACAGTAACCATATTAACAATATTTGCATTAATAAACATTATAGGAAAAACTGCAATAGACTATGTACCACCATACCAAATGGGATTTATAGCGGATATAGATGAAGCTATAACGGGACAAAGAAGAGAAGGGATATATACAGGAGTAAATAGTCTTTTATCAAAAGTAGCTGCAGCGGTAGAAGCAGCAGTATTAGGAGGCGCATTATCTGCATGTGGATTTAAAACGGGTGTTAGTGTACAACCACATAGTGCGATAGTAGGAATAACTGTTATAGCTATTGTAGTACCTTTTGTATTGCTTGGAGTGACTTGGTTTGCAACTTTAAGGCTTAAACTAACAAAGAGTACTCATAAATTGTTAGTAGATGAAGTGCATAGAATAAAAAATGGGGGCTCGAAAGCTGAAGTAACTCTAGAAGCAAAAGAAGCTATTGAAGTATTAACTGGTTGGAAGTATGAAGAGTGCTTTGGTAATAATAATGTAGGCTTTAAGAATGAAAAGCACTATTTAAGCAGTAACAGTAAAAATGTAAGTTAA
- a CDS encoding glycoside hydrolase family 88/105 protein, whose translation MKNYAKWMADSVIERNTNLTDHWGYEYGLTLDGIAEVWKQTGDEKYLDYIVEIMDHFVQEDGNIIGYRLNEYNIDHLNNGKILITLYKETGNEKYKKALELLKKQIETQPRTTEGVFWHKNIYPNQIWLDGLYMGATFYAKYIKEFGEVSEFNDIAHQFIICEKNLKDEKTGLLYHAFDEKKEQNWANEETGLSPHFWSRAMGWYVMALVDTLEVFPEDNENREKLILILNNCMTNLIKVEDKESHVWYQVLDEGQRKGNYLEASGSSMIVYALLKGVRKGYLPKRLKKTAKTAYEGLINEFILETKEGLINLNKICYVAGLGGKEKRDGSFAYYISEPIVSNEPKGLGPFILASAENQLL comes from the coding sequence ATGAAAAATTATGCTAAATGGATGGCAGATTCAGTAATAGAAAGAAATACAAATTTAACCGATCACTGGGGATATGAATATGGTTTAACCTTAGACGGAATAGCAGAAGTTTGGAAACAAACTGGTGATGAAAAATATTTAGATTATATAGTAGAAATTATGGATCATTTTGTACAAGAGGATGGAAATATAATCGGATATAGATTAAATGAATATAATATTGATCATTTAAATAATGGTAAAATATTAATAACTTTGTACAAAGAAACTGGAAATGAAAAATATAAAAAAGCATTAGAATTATTAAAAAAGCAAATAGAAACTCAACCACGTACAACAGAAGGCGTTTTTTGGCATAAGAATATTTATCCGAACCAAATATGGTTAGATGGATTATACATGGGTGCAACTTTTTATGCTAAATACATAAAAGAGTTCGGAGAAGTTTCTGAATTCAATGATATTGCTCATCAATTTATTATATGTGAAAAGAATTTGAAAGATGAAAAAACAGGGCTTTTATATCATGCCTTTGATGAAAAAAAAGAGCAAAATTGGGCTAATGAAGAAACGGGGTTATCACCACATTTTTGGTCACGTGCTATGGGATGGTATGTAATGGCACTAGTGGATACATTAGAAGTGTTCCCAGAAGATAATGAAAATAGAGAAAAGCTAATTTTAATACTTAATAATTGTATGACTAATTTAATTAAAGTCGAAGATAAAGAAAGTCATGTTTGGTATCAAGTATTAGATGAAGGACAGCGAAAAGGTAATTATTTAGAGGCTTCAGGTTCATCAATGATAGTGTATGCACTGTTAAAAGGAGTAAGAAAAGGATATTTACCAAAAAGATTAAAGAAAACGGCAAAAACGGCTTATGAAGGATTAATTAATGAATTTATATTAGAGACAAAAGAAGGATTAATAAATTTAAACAAAATTTGTTATGTTGCTGGTTTAGGTGGAAAAGAAAAAAGAGATGGCAGCTTTGCTTATTATATAAGTGAACCAATAGTAAGTAATGAACCAAAGGGGTTAGGACCATTTATACTTGCTTCAGCAGAAAATCAGCTATTATAA
- a CDS encoding polysaccharide deacetylase family protein produces MNTIIKCFPNGKFKALTMSYDDGKLADKRLVKIFNKYGIKGTFHLNSGFLDSEDHVKKEEVKKLYEGHEISSHTLTHPTIARCSNEEIVKQTLGDRENLEELAGYTVRGMSYPNGSYNSNIKSMLKYLGIEYSRVVGSKDNFDLPDDFYAWQATCHHNHNLMENAEKFVPLFKKQYLYLMYVWGHSYEFDRDNNWDLIEKFCNYVSNKDDIWYATNIEIVDYMKLLDNLKFSSKGNFVYNPSFKSAWISFNDQIIEIKGGSQIELF; encoded by the coding sequence ATGAATACTATTATAAAATGTTTTCCTAATGGAAAATTTAAAGCATTAACCATGAGTTATGATGACGGAAAGTTGGCTGATAAAAGGCTAGTCAAGATTTTTAATAAATATGGTATAAAGGGTACATTTCATTTAAATTCAGGTTTCTTGGATTCAGAAGACCACGTAAAGAAAGAAGAAGTAAAAAAGCTATATGAAGGTCATGAGATTTCATCACATACGCTAACTCATCCAACGATAGCTAGATGTTCTAACGAAGAAATAGTAAAACAGACACTAGGAGATAGAGAAAATCTTGAGGAGCTTGCAGGATATACAGTAAGGGGGATGTCATATCCCAATGGATCATATAATTCAAATATAAAATCCATGTTGAAATACTTAGGCATTGAGTACTCTAGAGTAGTTGGAAGTAAGGATAATTTTGATTTGCCAGACGATTTTTATGCTTGGCAAGCAACTTGTCACCATAACCATAATCTGATGGAAAATGCTGAAAAGTTTGTTCCATTATTTAAAAAACAGTATCTATACCTTATGTATGTTTGGGGACATAGTTATGAATTTGACAGAGATAATAATTGGGATTTGATAGAAAAGTTTTGCAATTATGTATCTAATAAGGATGATATTTGGTATGCAACTAATATAGAAATAGTTGATTATATGAAATTGCTTGATAATCTGAAATTTTCATCAAAAGGTAATTTTGTTTATAATCCTTCTTTTAAATCTGCATGGATTAGTTTTAATGATCAAATAATAGAGATAAAAGGTGGATCTCAAATAGAATTATTTTAA
- a CDS encoding MFS transporter, with protein MLLKTNGKLKMINKIGFSSYQLAGVSDVLVNAWQMYFYTTFCNASIVTVTLMITIGKLIGATLTPVVGYISDNLYKTRYGKRFGRRKGILLIGIPLKVLTFPLYWIPNMPIAYYASIIIITSFINPLLAVPQATFAAEMSENPVERAELIGFNQIGAAIAGISSSLIIIKLFDVFGQNNAGTFFIAAIIYDVISLIAFTCFYLSVYERPVNESNVKVVRGKMSFKNGFLGIINDFASTIKIRSYRLYLCMYLSEQMFRSLAGTINTYFIVFVLLLNPKSVSISTSVGFVFGIMFLTFYIWLTAKKTGTFTYRIGGFATIIVLVCFMGLGIIRPTNTNIFLVILTVALNFGKTGLVNAAQFLFTFMPDIDEMITGKRREGAYAGVNTFLDVIFSTIEVMIIGLILQAAGFLKGAKVQPQITVHALLILYTVVPIILVIIGIISSYKLNLTVKSHMILEEEVNRLKNGGLKEDATEEIKVIVKDLTGFNYEECWGNNNLLKYEHENRVQINKQG; from the coding sequence ATGTTATTAAAGACTAATGGCAAACTTAAAATGATAAATAAAATAGGGTTTTCATCATATCAATTGGCAGGTGTTAGCGATGTTTTAGTAAATGCTTGGCAAATGTACTTTTATACAACATTTTGTAATGCATCTATAGTTACAGTTACTTTGATGATTACAATAGGTAAACTTATAGGGGCTACGCTTACACCTGTAGTTGGATATATTAGTGATAATTTGTACAAGACAAGGTATGGTAAACGATTTGGAAGAAGGAAAGGTATTCTATTAATTGGAATACCATTAAAGGTACTAACTTTCCCGTTATATTGGATACCTAATATGCCTATAGCTTATTATGCTTCAATAATAATTATCACGTCCTTTATAAATCCTTTACTTGCCGTTCCACAGGCAACTTTTGCAGCTGAAATGTCAGAAAATCCAGTTGAACGTGCTGAATTAATTGGTTTTAATCAGATTGGTGCTGCAATAGCAGGTATATCTTCTTCATTGATTATAATAAAATTATTTGATGTCTTTGGACAAAACAATGCTGGGACATTTTTTATAGCAGCTATTATATATGATGTAATATCACTTATAGCGTTCACATGTTTCTATTTGTCGGTATACGAACGTCCTGTAAATGAATCGAATGTTAAAGTTGTAAGAGGAAAAATGTCATTTAAAAATGGATTTTTAGGTATAATTAATGATTTTGCATCTACTATAAAGATAAGATCATATAGACTTTATCTATGTATGTATTTATCAGAACAAATGTTTAGATCCTTAGCAGGTACAATAAATACTTATTTTATAGTTTTTGTATTACTTTTAAATCCAAAGTCAGTTTCGATTTCAACTAGTGTCGGATTTGTTTTTGGAATTATGTTCTTAACCTTTTATATATGGTTAACAGCTAAAAAAACTGGTACATTTACCTATAGAATAGGAGGTTTCGCAACAATAATAGTTCTTGTATGTTTTATGGGTCTTGGTATAATTAGACCTACAAACACTAATATATTCCTAGTTATTTTAACCGTTGCATTGAATTTTGGAAAAACAGGCTTAGTTAATGCTGCACAATTTTTATTTACATTTATGCCAGACATTGATGAAATGATTACGGGGAAAAGAAGAGAAGGTGCATATGCTGGGGTTAACACTTTCTTAGATGTAATCTTTTCTACTATTGAAGTAATGATAATTGGATTAATTTTGCAAGCAGCAGGTTTTCTTAAAGGTGCGAAAGTTCAACCACAGATTACAGTACATGCTCTTTTGATTTTGTATACAGTTGTTCCGATTATATTAGTTATAATAGGTATAATATCATCTTATAAACTTAATTTAACTGTAAAATCGCATATGATATTAGAAGAAGAAGTAAATAGATTGAAGAATGGTGGATTAAAAGAAGATGCCACTGAGGAAATCAAAGTCATAGTTAAAGATTTAACTGGATTTAATTATGAAGAGTGTTGGGGAAATAACAATTTATTAAAATACGAGCATGAAAATAGAGTACAAATTAATAAACAAGGGTAA
- a CDS encoding polysaccharide lyase family protein, producing MDDEVKLIVKGLKSIISNGILTVEFNENAVATSLVKNNKELIKNLNGADNDPDKNHTFYLDYHAEGKFRNFKAAELKVITNSKEEVHITYIDRTSLLYIEYNIIMKKGESGIYSYAVVKNNIKKEFRLSELRTVYRLDYNIFDHAYNSERKGKQPTHDYLNKNKKIQDETYELPDGEMYTNGKIYSKYDYVGYFKDNHFWGQYGNEFGFWFIPVSTEYYPSGPLKQELLVHYDSIILNYMTGAHFGTGDFNVPTDWEKMYGPWYIYVNCGNEEEMINDAIKKANTEEKKWPYTCINEPLYPLDRSNVSGKLIITHNRSSEEAMVVLAKSGGEFIRQKGDYIFFSQADKEGKFLINNVRPGTYTLYAYATKGDVTRQLSKDYIVIGKDNLDLGEIIWNPPYHKNKLWQIGTANRTAKEFKFGNELRNYKWKNMVPENLDYVIGISKESEDWYYAQTKSGNWNIKFNMDKNHEKRFYLTISIASATKNKIDGKVEPTLIVKVNGKVVKSTDYISDTSIYRSAMKSGWYHLEEVEFDSNILNIGENVITFTTCNAAIMYDTIILESN from the coding sequence ATGGATGATGAAGTTAAACTAATTGTAAAAGGCTTAAAAAGTATAATATCAAATGGAATATTAACTGTGGAATTTAATGAAAATGCCGTAGCTACATCTTTAGTTAAAAACAATAAGGAGTTAATAAAAAATCTTAATGGAGCAGATAATGATCCAGATAAAAATCATACATTTTATCTGGATTATCATGCAGAAGGGAAATTTAGAAATTTTAAAGCAGCGGAATTAAAAGTAATAACGAATAGTAAAGAGGAGGTGCATATAACATATATTGATAGGACAAGCTTATTGTATATAGAATATAACATAATTATGAAAAAAGGTGAAAGTGGTATTTACTCCTATGCAGTTGTAAAAAATAACATAAAAAAGGAATTTAGGTTAAGCGAGTTAAGAACGGTGTATAGATTAGATTATAATATTTTTGATCATGCTTATAATTCAGAAAGAAAGGGAAAACAACCAACCCATGATTATTTGAATAAAAATAAAAAAATTCAAGATGAAACTTACGAGTTACCAGATGGAGAAATGTATACCAATGGGAAAATATATTCTAAGTATGATTATGTAGGATATTTTAAAGATAATCACTTTTGGGGTCAATATGGTAATGAATTTGGATTTTGGTTTATTCCAGTAAGTACAGAATACTATCCCAGTGGTCCTCTAAAACAAGAATTATTAGTACATTATGATTCTATTATACTAAATTATATGACTGGTGCTCATTTCGGAACAGGGGATTTTAATGTTCCAACGGATTGGGAAAAGATGTATGGACCTTGGTATATTTATGTAAATTGTGGTAATGAAGAAGAAATGATTAATGACGCTATAAAAAAAGCGAATACAGAAGAAAAAAAATGGCCTTATACATGTATAAATGAACCTTTATATCCTTTAGATAGAAGTAATGTTAGTGGGAAATTAATTATAACTCATAATAGATCAAGTGAAGAGGCTATGGTGGTGCTAGCTAAATCCGGTGGAGAATTTATAAGGCAGAAAGGTGATTATATATTCTTTTCACAAGCTGATAAAGAGGGTAAGTTTTTAATTAATAACGTTAGACCAGGTACATATACATTATATGCTTATGCCACCAAAGGTGATGTTACAAGGCAATTAAGTAAAGATTATATAGTTATTGGAAAAGATAATTTAGATTTGGGGGAGATTATTTGGAATCCACCGTACCATAAAAATAAACTATGGCAAATTGGAACGGCTAATCGTACGGCGAAAGAATTTAAATTTGGAAATGAATTAAGAAACTATAAGTGGAAGAATATGGTTCCCGAGAATTTAGATTATGTTATAGGAATAAGTAAAGAAAGTGAAGATTGGTATTATGCACAAACAAAGTCAGGAAATTGGAATATAAAATTTAATATGGATAAAAATCATGAAAAAAGATTTTATCTTACAATATCAATTGCATCTGCTACTAAAAACAAAATTGATGGAAAAGTGGAGCCTACTTTAATTGTTAAGGTTAATGGTAAAGTTGTTAAATCTACTGATTATATTAGTGATACATCTATTTATAGGTCTGCAATGAAGAGTGGCTGGTATCATTTAGAAGAGGTGGAGTTTGATTCTAATATTTTAAATATTGGGGAAAACGTTATCACATTTACAACCTGTAATGCAGCTATAATGTATGACACCATAATATTAGAGAGTAATTAA
- a CDS encoding glycosyl hydrolase, whose amino-acid sequence MIENQRNEFINPLNEYTPIPFWFWNDDLDKNEIIRQINDFSNKGVNAFVIHPRIGIPKKIEYLSDKFMGFVRSAIEEAEKLDMKVVLYDEAMYPSGSAHGMVVKNNPEYASRGLKMLEYKCHNETIVEFHEKDGERLVSALAIKKVEGNKFDSSQIKKIICKHNKVTFVPPSLDDWYIIIFVEIYTKGTIRGIHFGEDDGELESPASSDLLNPYAVQSFISLTHERYYKEFGEYFGNVITGVFTDEPDIMGRGNHGNMIAWTRGFLEFYIRQGGREEDLPALWLEGTTESINIRTRYNRAINKKLELSYYKPISEWCETHNIELTGHPHESDDIGLLKYFQVPAQDIVWRWVAPEDNKAIQGENTTMAKCTSDSARHRGKRKNGNECFACCGANKIEWSFAVDDMKWFMDWLFVRGVNLLYPHAFFYSIRGKRRIGERPPDVGPNNIWWPYYNQISQYMKRMSFIMTDSYNVTDIAVLCENHNLPWKSVKPLYENSIEFNYLEKELLVCDLCDISDGAVYIQKQKYKVIIIEDVSSVTEEIIKPLEKFSQSGGTIIINNAMGYNIKIKDTIVIKEAIEILNVLDGLNSRDLFTKHNQKSLRVSHVVKDGVHYYVLVNEGEEKIKDILNIKNIGYVEKWDAWKGKIRKQEVLETNGDYIKISIEINRRESVIFVLDTSKVPTFGDKKEKLSNCYTMDIKSDWKVYDQKNKLVKEGKLTPWNEWEGFKNYSGTMIYSNQFTIENREEINEIQLELEEAHEIVKVFINEKEVEIKMWAPYIFDILDYVSSGLNTLTIEVTNSLANKICNVKLKSGIGGSVKLRINSFSSC is encoded by the coding sequence ATGATTGAAAATCAACGAAATGAATTTATTAATCCTTTAAATGAATATACGCCTATTCCGTTTTGGTTTTGGAATGATGATCTAGATAAAAATGAAATTATAAGGCAAATCAATGATTTTTCAAATAAGGGGGTTAATGCATTTGTAATTCATCCAAGGATAGGAATACCAAAAAAGATTGAATATCTTTCAGATAAATTTATGGGTTTTGTGCGCTCAGCTATTGAGGAAGCAGAAAAACTTGATATGAAGGTAGTACTATATGATGAAGCTATGTACCCTTCAGGGTCCGCTCATGGGATGGTTGTAAAGAATAATCCGGAGTATGCAAGCAGAGGACTGAAAATGCTTGAATATAAATGTCACAATGAAACAATAGTAGAATTTCATGAAAAAGATGGAGAAAGGTTAGTATCAGCTTTAGCAATTAAAAAAGTTGAAGGAAATAAATTTGATAGTTCTCAGATAAAGAAAATAATATGTAAGCATAACAAAGTAACATTTGTTCCTCCAAGTTTGGATGATTGGTACATAATTATTTTTGTAGAGATATATACCAAGGGGACTATAAGAGGAATACATTTTGGTGAGGATGATGGTGAACTAGAATCTCCAGCTTCAAGTGATTTACTTAATCCTTATGCAGTACAATCTTTTATAAGTTTAACTCATGAGAGGTATTATAAAGAATTTGGCGAATATTTTGGGAATGTAATAACAGGAGTCTTTACTGACGAACCAGACATAATGGGTAGAGGTAACCACGGTAATATGATAGCTTGGACAAGAGGGTTTCTTGAATTTTATATTAGGCAGGGTGGAAGAGAGGAAGATCTACCAGCGTTGTGGTTAGAAGGCACTACAGAAAGTATCAATATTAGAACTAGATATAACAGAGCCATAAACAAAAAATTAGAATTATCTTACTATAAACCTATAAGTGAGTGGTGTGAAACTCATAATATTGAACTTACAGGACATCCTCATGAAAGTGATGATATTGGATTACTCAAGTATTTTCAGGTGCCAGCTCAAGATATTGTATGGAGATGGGTAGCTCCAGAGGATAATAAGGCGATTCAGGGAGAAAATACTACTATGGCTAAGTGTACTTCTGATTCAGCTAGACATAGAGGTAAAAGAAAAAATGGAAATGAATGTTTTGCTTGTTGTGGAGCAAATAAAATAGAATGGTCATTTGCAGTTGACGATATGAAATGGTTTATGGATTGGTTATTTGTAAGAGGTGTAAACCTTTTATATCCTCATGCTTTTTTCTATTCAATAAGAGGTAAGAGAAGAATAGGAGAAAGACCACCGGATGTAGGACCAAATAATATATGGTGGCCGTATTACAACCAAATTTCACAATATATGAAGAGAATGAGTTTTATAATGACGGATAGTTACAACGTAACGGATATTGCTGTATTATGTGAAAATCATAATTTGCCTTGGAAGAGCGTTAAGCCGTTATATGAAAATTCTATTGAATTTAATTATTTGGAAAAGGAATTGCTAGTGTGCGATTTATGCGACATAAGTGATGGAGCTGTTTACATTCAAAAACAAAAATATAAGGTTATTATTATTGAAGATGTAAGTAGTGTTACTGAAGAAATAATAAAGCCATTGGAGAAATTTTCGCAGAGTGGCGGAACAATTATTATAAACAATGCAATGGGATATAACATTAAAATAAAGGATACCATAGTTATTAAAGAAGCAATAGAGATATTAAATGTTCTTGATGGTTTAAATAGCCGTGATTTGTTTACTAAGCATAACCAAAAATCATTAAGAGTAAGCCACGTAGTTAAAGATGGTGTGCATTATTATGTTCTTGTAAATGAAGGTGAAGAAAAGATAAAAGATATTTTAAATATAAAAAATATTGGATATGTAGAGAAATGGGATGCATGGAAAGGAAAAATTAGGAAGCAAGAAGTGTTAGAAACAAATGGTGATTATATAAAAATATCTATAGAAATAAATAGAAGAGAAAGTGTTATATTCGTTTTAGATACTTCGAAGGTTCCGACGTTTGGTGATAAAAAAGAAAAATTAAGCAATTGTTATACTATGGATATAAAATCAGATTGGAAGGTTTATGACCAAAAAAATAAGCTTGTAAAAGAAGGGAAACTAACACCTTGGAATGAATGGGAAGGATTTAAAAATTATTCTGGAACTATGATATATAGCAATCAATTTACAATTGAAAATAGAGAAGAGATAAATGAAATACAGCTCGAACTAGAAGAAGCTCACGAAATCGTGAAAGTATTCATAAATGAAAAAGAAGTAGAGATTAAAATGTGGGCACCATATATTTTTGACATCTTAGATTACGTTAGTTCAGGCTTAAATACATTGACTATCGAGGTCACAAATTCATTAGCTAACAAAATCTGTAATGTTAAACTTAAATCGGGTATTGGAGGAAGTGTAAAATTAAGGATAAATTCATTTAGTTCATGTTAA
- the brnQ gene encoding branched-chain amino acid transport system II carrier protein: MKNSTKHSIVIGSALFAMFFGAGNLIFPPALGRAAGDAMLYSIIGFLITGVGIPICAIIACAKINGDFKKMADRVGPIFSVIVSIALVLIIGPLFAIPRTAATTFELGIHPLFPSIGQNISIIVFFVIVLAFALKPSSIIDNIGKVLTPALLLMLAIIIVKGIIEPIGPIVTTSYEGGFSKALIEGYQTMDAMTGVIFSSIILSSIRAKGYKSPKDIMKITLKSALVSLIGLFFVYTGLMYLGTQTTTLFSKSISRTSLVTSIVRLDLGSIGSVILSLCVTLACLTTAIGILSAGSKFFAKLFKGKLSYESIAIGIALVSGVMATKDVDSLVKLANPVLKIIYPIVIVLIVTTLLGDIVKNNKVVTITTYTVLIVSVLNTINDLTSNSIGFFKYVPLSSVGFGWIIPAIIAFVISNRLVKSNQENKSVIQNLNKEL, from the coding sequence ATCAAAAATTCAACAAAACATTCAATAGTTATAGGTTCTGCATTATTTGCAATGTTCTTTGGTGCAGGAAACCTAATTTTCCCACCAGCATTAGGAAGGGCAGCCGGAGATGCAATGCTATATTCAATTATAGGCTTCCTTATTACAGGAGTTGGTATTCCTATATGTGCTATAATTGCTTGTGCTAAAATCAATGGCGACTTCAAAAAAATGGCAGATAGAGTAGGCCCAATATTTTCTGTAATAGTCTCTATAGCCTTAGTTCTTATTATAGGGCCTTTATTCGCAATTCCAAGAACTGCTGCAACAACTTTCGAACTGGGAATACATCCCTTATTTCCATCAATTGGACAAAATATATCGATTATAGTGTTTTTTGTAATAGTGCTTGCATTTGCGCTTAAACCTTCTTCAATAATTGATAATATAGGTAAAGTACTTACACCAGCACTTTTATTAATGCTCGCTATAATTATAGTTAAAGGAATAATAGAGCCTATTGGACCAATTGTAACTACATCTTATGAAGGTGGATTCTCAAAAGCTTTAATAGAAGGATATCAGACAATGGACGCTATGACTGGTGTTATATTTTCATCAATAATTCTTTCATCTATTAGAGCAAAAGGTTATAAAAGCCCAAAAGATATAATGAAGATAACTTTGAAATCAGCTTTAGTATCTTTAATCGGTTTATTTTTTGTGTATACTGGGCTTATGTACCTTGGAACTCAAACAACTACATTGTTTTCAAAAAGTATATCCAGAACTAGTTTGGTTACATCAATTGTTAGATTAGACCTAGGTAGTATTGGTAGTGTTATACTTAGTTTATGTGTTACTCTTGCATGCTTAACGACTGCTATAGGAATCCTTTCAGCTGGATCAAAATTTTTTGCTAAGCTTTTCAAGGGCAAATTATCATACGAAAGCATTGCTATTGGAATTGCTTTAGTAAGTGGAGTAATGGCTACGAAGGATGTTGATAGTTTAGTTAAATTGGCAAATCCGGTTTTGAAAATCATATATCCAATTGTAATTGTTTTAATAGTTACTACGTTACTTGGTGATATAGTTAAAAACAATAAGGTAGTTACTATAACTACATACACAGTTTTAATAGTAAGTGTTTTAAATACTATTAATGATTTAACATCAAACAGCATTGGATTTTTTAAATATGTTCCTCTATCTAGTGTAGGATTTGGATGGATTATACCGGCTATAATTGCTTTTGTAATTTCTAATAGATTAGTTAAATCAAATCAGGAAAACAAATCTGTTATTCAAAATTTAAATAAGGAATTGTAG